In Camelus bactrianus isolate YW-2024 breed Bactrian camel chromosome 10, ASM4877302v1, whole genome shotgun sequence, a genomic segment contains:
- the SYTL2 gene encoding synaptotagmin-like protein 2 isoform X16 yields the protein MVSGSVMSVYSGDFGNLEVKGSIQFAVDYVDSLKELHVFVAQCKDLAAADIKKQRSDPYIKTYLLPDKGKMGKKKTPVVKKTLNPVYNEILRYKIEKQILKTQKLNVSVWHRDTFKRNSFLGEVELDLETWDWDNKQNKQLKWYPLKRKTAPVALEAEKRGEMKLALQYVPEPAPGKKLPTTGEVHIWVKECLDLPLLRGSHLNSFVKCTILPDTSRKSRQKTRAVGKTASPVFNHTMVYDGFRPEDLTEACIELTVWDHYKLTNQFLGGLRIGFGTGKSYGTEVDWMDSTPEEVALWEKMVNSPNTWIEATLPLRMLLIAKISK from the exons ATG GTGAGCGGCAGTGTGATGAGCGTTTATAGCGGAGACTTTGGCAATCTGGAAGTGAAAGGAAGTATTCAGTTTGCAGTTGACTATGTGGACTCACTGAAGGAGCTGCATGTCTTTGTGGCCCAGTGTAAAGACTTAGCAGCAGCAGATATTAAAAAACAGCGTTCGGACCC ataCATAAAGACTTACCTGTTACCAGACAAGGGCAAAATGGGCAAGAAGAAAACACCTGTAGTGAAGAAAACGTTGAATCCTGTGTATAACGAGATACTGAGG TATAAAATTGAAAAGCAAATCTTAAAGACACAGAAGCTGAACGTGTCTGTTTGGCATCGAGATACATTTAAGCGCAATAGTTTCCTAGGGGAAGTGGAACTTGATTTGGAAACTTGGGACTGggacaacaaacaaaataagcaatTGAAGTGGTACCCTCTGAAGCGGAAG ACAGCACCAGTTGCCCTTGAAGCAGAAAAGAGAGGTGAAATGAAGTTAGCTCTCCAGTATGTCCCAGAGCCAGCTCCTG gTAAAAAGCTTCCTACAACTGGAGAAGTGCACATCTGGGTGAAGGAATGCCTTGATCTACCACTGCTAAGGGGCAGCCATCTAAATTCTTTTGTTAAATG TACCATCCTTCCAGATACAAGTAGGAAAAGTCGCCAGAAGACAAGAGCTGTAGGGAAAACCGCCAGCCCTGTCTTCAACCACACCATGGTGTACGATGGGTTCAGGCCTGAAGATCTGACGGAAGCCTGTATAGAGCTTACCGTCTGGGACCATTACAAATTAACCAACCAGTTTTTAGGAGGTCTTCGGATTGGTTTCGGAACAG GTAAAAGCTATGGTACTGAAGTGGATTGGATGGACTCCACTCCAGAGGAAGTTGCTCTCTGGGAAAAGATGGTAAATTCCCCCAACACTTGGATTGAAGCAACCCTGCCTCTCAGAATGCTGTTGATCGCCAAGATTTCCAAATGA
- the SYTL2 gene encoding synaptotagmin-like protein 2 isoform X15, with the protein MSDDRETDTASEGSYQLSRHKKSPSSLTNLSSSSGMTSLSSVSGSVMSVYSGDFGNLEVKGSIQFAVDYVDSLKELHVFVAQCKDLAAADIKKQRSDPYIKTYLLPDKGKMGKKKTPVVKKTLNPVYNEILRYKIEKQILKTQKLNVSVWHRDTFKRNSFLGEVELDLETWDWDNKQNKQLKWYPLKRKTAPVALEAEKRGEMKLALQYVPEPAPGKKLPTTGEVHIWVKECLDLPLLRGSHLNSFVKCTILPDTSRKSRQKTRAVGKTASPVFNHTMVYDGFRPEDLTEACIELTVWDHYKLTNQFLGGLRIGFGTGKSYGTEVDWMDSTPEEVALWEKMVNSPNTWIEATLPLRMLLIAKISK; encoded by the exons ATG AGTGATGACAGAGAAACAGATACAGCATCAGAAGGCAGTTACCAGCTCAGCAGACACAAGAAGAGCCCAAGCTCTTTAACCAATCTTAGCAGCTCCTCTGGCATGACGTCCTTGTCTTCT GTGAGCGGCAGTGTGATGAGCGTTTATAGCGGAGACTTTGGCAATCTGGAAGTGAAAGGAAGTATTCAGTTTGCAGTTGACTATGTGGACTCACTGAAGGAGCTGCATGTCTTTGTGGCCCAGTGTAAAGACTTAGCAGCAGCAGATATTAAAAAACAGCGTTCGGACCC ataCATAAAGACTTACCTGTTACCAGACAAGGGCAAAATGGGCAAGAAGAAAACACCTGTAGTGAAGAAAACGTTGAATCCTGTGTATAACGAGATACTGAGG TATAAAATTGAAAAGCAAATCTTAAAGACACAGAAGCTGAACGTGTCTGTTTGGCATCGAGATACATTTAAGCGCAATAGTTTCCTAGGGGAAGTGGAACTTGATTTGGAAACTTGGGACTGggacaacaaacaaaataagcaatTGAAGTGGTACCCTCTGAAGCGGAAG ACAGCACCAGTTGCCCTTGAAGCAGAAAAGAGAGGTGAAATGAAGTTAGCTCTCCAGTATGTCCCAGAGCCAGCTCCTG gTAAAAAGCTTCCTACAACTGGAGAAGTGCACATCTGGGTGAAGGAATGCCTTGATCTACCACTGCTAAGGGGCAGCCATCTAAATTCTTTTGTTAAATG TACCATCCTTCCAGATACAAGTAGGAAAAGTCGCCAGAAGACAAGAGCTGTAGGGAAAACCGCCAGCCCTGTCTTCAACCACACCATGGTGTACGATGGGTTCAGGCCTGAAGATCTGACGGAAGCCTGTATAGAGCTTACCGTCTGGGACCATTACAAATTAACCAACCAGTTTTTAGGAGGTCTTCGGATTGGTTTCGGAACAG GTAAAAGCTATGGTACTGAAGTGGATTGGATGGACTCCACTCCAGAGGAAGTTGCTCTCTGGGAAAAGATGGTAAATTCCCCCAACACTTGGATTGAAGCAACCCTGCCTCTCAGAATGCTGTTGATCGCCAAGATTTCCAAATGA